One genomic window of Nicotiana sylvestris chromosome 10, ASM39365v2, whole genome shotgun sequence includes the following:
- the LOC138879106 gene encoding uncharacterized protein, producing the protein MLVHDYELFSMKGGEFIEEIFARISKIISDLKAFDKPYTSGDQTSTEIAKNEIDDDPEALQEEIAILSRNMDGLVRRFKNTKKGRIPPRLSRQYNEQDKNDGKCYECGRFGHIQAECLELKRKISRGFNKNKSFGSWSDEDNSDQEEIANLCFMMILKNEMNKSSGCWIDEDTTDEENENCFMARGETSERLKTANSNIKYVKLKKKYFKKSLRNCKCNLMACVNPPVTVLSGQTRRLTSQLKKDQPELSPLVLTLTKDLKVGEKLRVTTVTKVGINILFVTFVKQTFQDGFGNQKTILNLAILTIEDQSKLGYLKESNHFVLQEHHRISREGKWYLDSACSSHITGDKNLFKEVTKIDGGSIKFGDDSKGKIIGSRTIPFNNNYDITKVYLVDGLNYNLLSISQLCDSGYEVNFKKIGCAIEDESGKIVLPRKRYGNIYILDGFEKIDGQICLTSMSDDPWLCHRKLGHASMHLIEKLSKHELVVGLPKLNFSRTHICDACQIGDPSEGIKSRGTLKKKANVVLISQVEPKKIEEALKIQVGFKQCKKS; encoded by the exons ATGTTGGTTCATGATTACGAACTCTTCTCAATGAAAGGAGGAGAATTTATTGAAGAGATATTTGCCAGAATCAGTAAAATAATTAGCGATCTAAAGGCATTTGACAAGCCATATACTAGTGGTGATCAA ACTTCAACTGAAATAGCTAAAaacgaaattgatgatgatcctGAAGCTTTACAAGAAGAGATTGCTATACTATCGAGAAACATGGATGGCTTAGTGAGaagattcaaaaatacaaaaaaaggaaGAATTCCACCAAGACTATCCAGGCAATACAACGAACAAGACAAGAATGATGGAaaatgctatgagtgtggaagaTTTGGACATATTCAAGCTGAGTGCCtagaactaaaaagaaaaatttctagAGGCTTTAACAAGAACAAATCTTTTGGAAGCTGGAGTGATGAGGATAATTCAGACCAAGAAGAGATAGCAAATCTTTGCTTCATGATGATTctgaaaaatgaaatgaacaaaTCCTCAGGATGCTGGATAGATGAGGACACTACAGATGAAGAAAATGAAAACTGTTTCATGGCACGGGGTGAAACAAGTGAG AGGTTAAAGACTGCAAACTCAAACATAAAgtatgtgaaattgaaaaagaagtacttcaagaagagtttgaggaattgcAAATGCAACTTAATGGCATGCGTAAATCCACCAGTCACAGTTCTATCAGGTCAAACTAGACGACTTACAAGTCAACTGAAAAAGGACCAGCCAGAACTAAGTCCACTAGTACTAACACTAACGAAAGACCTAAAGGTGGGTGAGAAGTTACGTGTCACTACTGTAACAAAAGTGGGCATAAATATTCTTTTTGTCACTTTCGTAAAGCAAACGTTTCAGGATGGGTTTGGAAACCAAAAAACAATTCTGAATCTAGCAATACTAACCATCGAGGACCAAagcaagcttgggtacctaaaagaaagtaATCACTTTGTTTTGCAAGAACACCATAGAATAAGCCGCGAAGGAAAATGGTATCTAGACAGTGCGTGTTCCAGTCATATAACAGGTGACAAAAACCTGTTCAAAGAAGTTACAAAAATTGATGGAGGAAGCATTAAGTTTGGAGATGactcaaaaggtaaaataattgGTTCTAGAACAATTCCCTTCAATAATAACTATGACATCACTAAAGTTTATCTCGTTGATGGACTCAACTACAACCTCCTGAGCATAAGTCAACTATGTGACTCAGgatatgaggtaaattttaagaaaataggTTGTGCTATTGAAGACGAATCAGGTAAAATAGTCCTTCCTAGGAAAAGGTATGGAAATATTTATATCCTTGATGGTTTTGAAAAGATAGATGGTCAAATTTGCTTAACGTCTATGTCTGATGATCCATGGTTATGTCATAGAAAACTTGGTCATGCTAGCATGCATTTGATAGAAAAATTGTCTAAACATGAGTTAGTTGTTGGCCTACCTAAACTGAATTTCTCTAGAACTCATATCTGTGATGCATGTCAAATTG GGGATCCAAGTGAAGGAATAAAAAGCAGAGGAACTCTAAAAAAGAAAGCAAATGTTGTATTAATCTCTCAGGTTgaaccaaagaagatagaggaagcTCTAAAAATTCAAGTTGGGTTCAAGCAATGCAAGAAGAGTTAG